From one Rosa rugosa chromosome 4, drRosRugo1.1, whole genome shotgun sequence genomic stretch:
- the LOC133745185 gene encoding ras-related protein RABD1, translating into MSNEYDYLFKLLLIGDSSVGKSCLLVRFADDSYVDSYVSTIGVDFKIRTVELDGKTVKLQIWDTAGQERFRTITSSYYRGAHGIIIVYDVTEMESFNNVKQWLNEIDRYANESVCKLLVGNKCDLVENKVVDTQTGKALADELGIPFLETSAKDAINVEQAFLTMAGEIKKKMGNQPTANKSSETVQMKGNPIQQNSNCCG; encoded by the exons ATGAGCAACGAATA TGATTACTTGTTCAAGCTCTTGCTAATTGGGGACTCCTCCGTCGGAAAATCGTGTTTGCTTGTCAGATTCGCT GACGATTCCTATGTGGACAGCTACGTCAGCACCATTGGAGTTGATTTT AAAATCAGGACTGTGGAGCTGGATGGGAAGACTGTCAAGCTGCAGATT tGGGATACTGCTGGACAAGAGCGATTCAGGACCATAACAAGCAGTTACTACCGAGGAGCCCATGGGATAATT ATTGTCTATGATGTTACTGAGATGGAAAGCTTCAATAATGTCAAGCAGTGGCTGAATGAGATTGACAGATATGCAAACGAAAGTGTGTGCAAGCTTTTAGTGGGAAATAAATGTGATTTAGTTGAGAACAAGGTTGTTGACACGCAAACAGGAAAG GCTTTAGCTGATGAGCTTGGTATCCCTTTCCTCGAGACAAGTGCTAAAGACGCTATCAATGTTGAGCAGGCTTTCTTAACCATGGCTGGCGAGATAAAGAAAAA AATGGGCAACCAACCAACTGCTAACAAGTCAAGTGAAACTGTTCAAATGAAGGGGAATCCCATTCAGCAGAATAGCAATTGTTGTGGTTAG
- the LOC133707364 gene encoding uncharacterized protein LOC133707364, whose translation MSFMKGDLLTKTRKLVKGLAKAEPVWYKAMEQAPPPTFPRADAIQRITLPEDVYIKKFLKKHPDSKHEDAIKFSAFDPAPARIFGRRVLELKEQGVSEQEAMAVADMEYRAEIKAKKKAYVALKKIARQQGKRPPPNPYPSVVKEIQAEEKKYVYDRFHNPRIRQILRKLQEEKAVEDQDRMRGGWGGGGGGGGGGGGGWGGGGSGGVGGGWGSSGSGGGMGGGGGWGSSGSGGGGMVGGGWRSSGGGGMGGGGSGSGGWGGR comes from the exons ATGTCATTCATGAAAGGAGATTTACTTACTAAAACCAGAAAGCTGGTCAAAGGCTTGGCCAAGGCTGAGCCTGTTTGGTACAAAGCCATGGAACA AGCACCACCTCCAACATTTCCTCGTGCTGATGCAATTCAGAGGATCACTCTCCCAGAGGATGTTTACATAAAAAAGTTTTTAAAGAAGCATCCAGATTCCAAACATGAAGACGCAATCAA GTTTTCTGCTTTTGATCCTGCTCCAGCCCGTATATTTGGTCGTCGGGTTCTTGAGTTGAAGGAGCAGGGGGTTTCTGAACAGGAAGCAATGGCGGTGGCTGAT ATGGAATACCGGGCAGAGATAAAGGCAAAGAAGAAGGCATATGTTGCGTTGAAGAAAATTGCACGTCAACAAGGAAAGAGGCCTCCTCCCAACCCATATCCCAGTGTTGTCAAGGAGATACAAgctgaggagaagaagtatgtctATGACCGTTTTCACAATCCAAGAATTCGCCAGATTTTAAGGAAACTGCAAGAGGAAAAGGCAGTTGAGGATCAGGACAGAATGAGAGGGGgttggggtggtggtggtggtggtggtggcggtggcggtggtggtTGGGGTGGTGGTGGCAGTggtggtgttggtggtggtTGGGGAAGCAGTGGCAGTGGCGGCGGCATGGGTGGCGGTGGTGGTTGGGGAAGCAGTGGCAGTGGTGGCGGCGGCATGGTTGGCGGTGGTTGGAGAAGCAGTGGCGGTGGTGGCATGGGTGGCGGTGGTAGTGGCAGTGGTGGTTGGGGTGGCCGGTAA
- the LOC133742570 gene encoding probable serine/threonine-protein kinase At1g09600 encodes MGCICSKGLLANQYVLKNHRRDKELKSNKLSKELDGAAVGVDAGGNDATTRLITNHRTEDNAGSTPISSDEGENKIGVTKAGATAPKFPSGLNRITSITHGERGAQVVAGWPSWLTAVAGEAISGWVPRKADSFEKLDKIGQGTYSSVYRARDLESNKIVALKKVRFANMDPESVRFMSREILILRRLDHPNIMKLEGLITSRVSGSLYLVFEYMEHDLAGIASRPGIKFTEAQIKCYMQQLLRGLEHCHSHGILHRDIKGSNLLIDNYGNLKIADFGLATFYRPRQKQPLTSRVVTLWYRPPELLLGSTDYGVSVDLWSSGCILAELFHGKPIMPGRTEVEQLHKIFKLCGSPSEEYWKRSKLPHATIFKPTQPYKRCVAETFKDFPRSAMALLEVLLAVEPDRRGTASSALQSEFFTSMPLPCDPSTLPKYPPSKEFDAKLRDEEARRRRASGGKGHGGSSKESKAVPAPVGTAGQESTENQQGQHKPKSISEKYIPEEDSGSGFPLEPPKGATSNGFSHSGHSMHPSAYGSTRNLEMRGQSKNGAELRRQNSYMNGGAAQSSRFSSSASVRSDSRFGGVVETTANPHWPEERINTRYNHLDDGNSSAKHDWSLQFLNRPKSSQRKDEQPSGKDSARGYATKKNRIHYSGPLMPPGGNLEEMLKEHEKQIQHAVRKARLDKANTKKAYGENGQTESLLHNVRNGR; translated from the exons ATGGGATGCATTTGCTCGAAAGGGCTATTAGCCAATCAATATGTTTTGAAGAATCATCGTAGGGACAAAGAATTAAAATCAAATAAGTTGTCAAAGGAATTAGATGGAGCAGCCGTCGGGGTAGATGCTGGTGGAAATGATGCAACTACACGGTTGATAACCAATCATCGCACCGAGGACAATGCAGGGTCGACTCCCATTTCATCAGATGAAGGGGAGAACAAGATCGGGGTTACCAAAGCAGGGGCAACTGCTCCGAAATTCCCATCTGGGCTAAATAGGATAACTAGCATAACACATGGAGAAAGAGGAGCACAAGTTGTTGCTGGATGGCCTTCTTGGCTCACTGCAGTGGCAGGAGAAGCAATCAGTGGGTGGGTGCCTCGCAAGGCAGATTCATTTGAAAAACTGGACAAG ATTGGACAAGGAACTTACAGCAGTGTGTACAGAGCCCGTGATCTTGAATCAAACAAAATAGTTGCATTAAAGAAGGTGCGATTTGCCAATATGGATCCAGAAAGTGTACGTTTTATGTCGAGAGAAATTCTTATTTTGCGCAGGCTTGATCACCCCAATATCATGAAGCTTGAAGGTCTGATTACATCAAGGGTTTCGGGCAGCTTATACCTTGTATTTGAATATATGGAGCATGATCTTGCAGGGATTGCATCAAGACCTGGGATCAAGTTCACTGAAGCACAG ATCAAATGTTACATGCAACAGCTTCTTCGTGGACTTGAACATTGTCACAGTCATGGTATTTTGCACCGTGACATCAAGGGATCAAATCTTTTGATCGACAATTATGGCAACCTAAAGATCGCTGACTTTGGTCTAGCAACCTTTTACCGACCTCGTCAAAAGCAGCCTCTGACTAGTCGTGTAGTAACCCTGTGGTACCGACCACCTGAACTTTTGCTTGGCTCTACAGACTATGGGGTTTCTGTGGATTTGTGGAGTTCTGGTTGCATTCTTGCAGAATTGTTTCATGGGAAGCCTATCATGCCTGGAAGAACAGAG GTGGAGCAACTACATAAGATATTTAAGCTCTGCGGGTCACCTTCTGAGGAATACTGGAAGAGATCAAAATTGCCACATGCAACGATTTTTAAACCTACACAACCATACAAGCGTTGTGTTGCAGAGACCTTCAAAGATTTTCCGCGCTCAGCAATGGCCCTGTTGGAGGTTCTTCTGGCAGTAGAACCTGACCGTCGTGGAACAGCTTCTTCTGCACTTCAGAGTGAG ttCTTCACATCTATGCCGCTTCCCTGTGATCCTTCAACTTTGCCCAAGTACCCACCGAGCAAAGAGTTCGATGCCAAGCTCCGAGATGAGGAAGCTAGAAG GCGAAGAGCATCTGGTGGTAAAGGACATGGAGGGAGTTCCAAAGAATCAAAGGCTGTGCCAGCACCAGTTGGCACTGCTGGGCAGGAATCAACAGAG AACCAACAAGGGCAACATAAGCCAAAAAGCATCAGCGAGAAGTACATTCCTGAAGAGGATAGTGGCTCTGGCTTTCCTCTTGAACCTCCCAAAGGAGCCACATCAAATGGCTTCTCCCATTCAGGCCATTCAATGCACCCAAGTGCATATGGATCTACACGGAATCTGGAGATGCGAGGCCAGTCTAAGAATGGTGCAGAGTTGAGAAGGCAGAACTCATATATGAATGGTGGAGCAGCCCAATCTTCCAGATTTTCCAGTTCAGCTTCAGTTCGAAGTGATTCGCGGTTTGGTGGTGTTGTAGAAACTACTGCAAATCCACACTGGCCAGAGGAGCGTATTAACACCAGATATAATCATTTAGATGACGGGAATTCCTCTGCAAAACACGATTGGTCCCTTCAATTTCTGAATAGGCCAAAGTCTTCACAGAGAAAGGATGAACAGCCATCTGGAAAGGATTCAGCAAGG GGTTATGCTACCAAGAAGAACCGGATCCACTACTCTGGACCGCTGATGCCCCCTGGGGGAAACCTTGAGGAGATGCTCAAAGAGCATGAAAAACAAATACAACATGCTGTCCGCAAAGCTAGACTGGACAAAGCCAACACCAAGAAAGCCTATGGTGAAAATGGACAAACCGAGTCCCTACTTCACAATGTGAGAAACGGCAGGTGa
- the LOC133746564 gene encoding glucuronoxylan 4-O-methyltransferase 1-like — MSRSPKTYPSFNYKLLLLGVFLAFVVLFFLRSSFSSSDSNQNPSTISPKVPLLNASAKDLSSTSTDCSPSTTGCNKIPSSLAQTIIHYTTSTITPQQTLKEISVTAKILDQKSPCNFLVFGLGHDSLMWSALNHGGRTIFLEEDESWIEQIRRRFPTLESYHVTYNSKVNEADNLMDVGKGPECTAVGSDIKYSMCQLALKGLPSEVYDIKWDLIMVDAPTGYHDEAPGRMSAIYTAGMIARNKEEGETTHVFVHDVNRVVEDKFSMSFLCKGYMQKQEGRLRLFTIPSHRDGSSRPFCPE, encoded by the coding sequence ATGAGTCGATCACCAAAAACCTATCCAAGTTTCAACTATAAGCTTCTTCTCCTCGGAGTTTTCCTGGCTTTCGTTGTCCTCTTTTTCTTGAGATCAAGCTTCTCATCATCTGATTCCAATCAAAATCCATCTACCATCTCCCCAAAGGTACCTTTACTCAATGCTTCGGCTAAAGATTTAAGTAGCACTTCTACAGACTGCTCACCAAGTACTACTGGTTGCAACAAGATCCCATCCTCTCTAGCTCAAACCATAATCCACTACACAACCTCAACCATCACCCCACAACAAACCCTCAAGGAAATCTCAGTGACAGCAAAGATTCTAGACCAGAAATCACCATGCAACTTCCTTGTCTTTGGCCTTGGCCACGACAGCCTTATGTGGAGTGCACTCAACCATGGGGGTAGGACAATTTTCCTGGAAGAAGACGAGTCCTGGATCGAGCAAATCCGACGCCGCTTCCCCACATTGGAATCATACCATGTCACATATAACAGCAAGGTGAATGAGGCTGATAATCTCATGGATGTTGGGAAGGGGCCTGAGTGCACTGCAGTTGGTAGTGATATTAAGTACAGCATGTGCCAATTAGCTTTGAAGGGTCTACCGAGTGAGGTTTATGACATCAAATGGGATTTGATAATGGTGGATGCACCCACCGGGTATCATGATGAAGCACCGGGAAGAATGAGTGCCATATACACAGCTGGAATGATAGCCCGAAATAAAGAGGAAGGGGAGACTACTCATGTGTTTGTTCATGATGTGAACAGAGTTGTGGAAGACAAGTTCTCTATGTCATTCCTTTGTAAAGGTTACATGCAAAAACAGGAAGGGAGGTTGAGGCTCTTCACTATTCCTAGTCACAGGGATGGTTCCAGCAGGCCATTTTGCCCTGAATGA